Proteins encoded in a region of the Cytobacillus pseudoceanisediminis genome:
- a CDS encoding TerD family protein yields the protein MGVRLSKGQKVDLTKTNPGLQVVMAGLGWDVSHNQSQYDLDASAFLTGASGKVQSDSDFVFYNNPSGGNGSILYSSDNRTGAGAGDDEQIRIELHKVPQHIHRIAFTITIHDAQMKGQSFGQVSNAYVRIFNAMTNEELLRFDLGRDFTVETAIVAAELYRHNGEWKFNAIASGFQGGLAALCRNFGVSVDDEPAPSQQHSFSQGQYQQPAQGFSPQQNQQQYSQQAQSGYNSPSFGQPAYNQTSYNTLPSQPSFGGQTGIGQPVQAQSYTDGNIACTRCGSTNIRTGQKGFGLGKAAIGGLILGPVGLLGGFIGKNQLKLTCNSCGNSWSPNQKDYAQWANDQKRRAQELFTRFKSQDVLDAVVASCALVGMADGRLDPTERQKMVEFVNSSQELKVFDTQKVIQQFNMFVQRIEMDPIIGRAEAFKAVGRVRNKPEIARLVARYCIAIGYADGNFDQNEKQAVTEICMELGLNPHEFLS from the coding sequence GTGGGAGTTCGATTGAGCAAGGGACAAAAAGTAGATTTGACCAAAACCAATCCTGGTTTGCAGGTTGTGATGGCAGGATTGGGCTGGGATGTCAGCCATAATCAATCGCAATATGACCTGGACGCTTCAGCCTTTTTAACAGGTGCATCCGGCAAAGTGCAAAGTGATAGTGACTTTGTGTTTTATAATAATCCATCCGGCGGAAACGGATCCATCCTTTACAGCAGTGATAATAGAACTGGGGCAGGTGCCGGGGATGATGAGCAAATCCGCATCGAGTTACATAAGGTGCCGCAGCATATCCATCGAATTGCTTTTACTATTACCATTCATGATGCCCAGATGAAAGGACAGAGCTTTGGACAAGTTTCCAATGCTTATGTGAGAATTTTTAATGCCATGACAAATGAAGAGCTTCTCCGCTTCGACCTTGGGCGCGATTTTACTGTTGAAACAGCAATCGTCGCTGCAGAGCTTTACCGTCACAATGGCGAGTGGAAATTCAATGCCATTGCAAGTGGATTCCAGGGTGGATTAGCTGCCCTTTGCCGCAACTTCGGTGTTTCCGTAGATGATGAGCCTGCTCCAAGTCAGCAGCACTCATTCAGCCAGGGTCAATATCAGCAGCCAGCTCAAGGATTCAGTCCTCAACAAAACCAGCAGCAATATAGCCAGCAGGCACAATCAGGATACAACTCACCGTCCTTTGGCCAGCCTGCCTACAATCAGACTTCTTATAACACGCTACCTTCGCAGCCATCATTTGGCGGGCAGACAGGTATTGGGCAGCCGGTCCAGGCTCAATCCTATACAGATGGAAATATCGCCTGCACCCGCTGCGGATCCACTAACATCCGGACCGGCCAAAAAGGATTTGGCCTTGGAAAAGCGGCGATTGGAGGACTCATCCTTGGGCCTGTAGGACTTCTTGGCGGCTTTATTGGAAAAAACCAGCTGAAGCTCACCTGTAATTCCTGCGGTAATTCATGGTCACCTAATCAGAAGGATTACGCACAATGGGCCAATGACCAAAAGCGCCGTGCCCAGGAGCTGTTTACACGATTCAAGAGCCAGGATGTCCTGGACGCCGTTGTAGCTTCATGCGCCCTTGTCGGCATGGCAGATGGCAGGCTTGATCCAACTGAACGTCAAAAGATGGTCGAGTTTGTAAACAGCAGCCAGGAATTAAAAGTGTTTGATACACAAAAAGTGATACAGCAATTCAATATGTTCGTACAGCGGATTGAAATGGACCCGATCATCGGGCGGGCCGAAGCCTTTAAAGCAGTTGGCCGGGTAAGAAATAAGCCTGAGATCGCCCGCCTCGTAGCCCGTTATTGCATCGCGATCGGATATGCCGACGGGAACTTTGATCAAAATGAAAAACAGGCTGTTACAGAGATCTGCATGGAACTCGGTTTAAACCCGCATGAATTTCTATCTTAA
- a CDS encoding MBL fold metallo-hydrolase: protein MPMTSSTSGMIVNEADGVYCLTVQIVNVCFVRISEKPGDWVLVDAGMPKSAEKIMDAAEELFGENARPKAIILTHGHFDHVGAIIDLVEHWQVPVYAHTLEMPFLTGQQDYPKPDASVEGGLVAKMSPTFPHEGIDLDTHIQPFPEDGNVPHMEGWIWIHTPGHTPGHVSLFRESDRVLIAGDAFVTVKQESLYSVLTQEQEISGPPRYLTTDWDSARTSVQKLEALQPDVAITGHGIPMAAAVLRESLAKLVNDFDEIAVPDHGKYVDGEG, encoded by the coding sequence ATGCCCATGACTTCCTCCACGAGCGGAATGATTGTTAATGAAGCGGATGGAGTCTACTGCCTGACAGTTCAGATTGTGAATGTTTGTTTTGTGCGAATATCAGAAAAGCCCGGCGACTGGGTTCTGGTTGACGCAGGCATGCCAAAATCTGCAGAAAAAATTATGGATGCGGCGGAAGAACTCTTTGGAGAGAACGCAAGACCGAAAGCCATTATTCTTACACATGGCCACTTTGACCATGTTGGTGCAATTATTGATTTAGTTGAGCACTGGCAAGTTCCTGTATACGCTCATACACTCGAAATGCCATTCTTAACAGGACAGCAGGATTACCCAAAACCTGACGCGAGTGTTGAAGGCGGACTTGTCGCAAAGATGTCCCCCACTTTTCCGCATGAAGGCATTGATCTCGATACCCATATTCAGCCTTTCCCTGAAGACGGAAATGTTCCCCATATGGAAGGATGGATATGGATTCACACACCAGGTCATACTCCCGGCCATGTTTCCTTATTCAGGGAGTCGGATCGCGTGCTGATTGCAGGTGACGCTTTCGTAACAGTGAAGCAGGAGTCCTTATATAGTGTGCTCACCCAGGAACAGGAAATCAGCGGCCCGCCCCGCTACCTCACAACTGATTGGGATTCTGCCCGGACTTCCGTACAGAAACTTGAAGCCCTTCAGCCAGATGTCGCCATCACCGGTCATGGCATTCCAATGGCTGCTGCTGTATTAAGGGAAAGCCTCGCCAAGCTCGTAAATGATTTTGATGAAATTGCCGTTCCTGATCACGGAAAATATGTAGACGGGGAAGGCTAA
- a CDS encoding D-2-hydroxyacid dehydrogenase, which yields MSNRTCIVTHDLEPSQIDKIKEIIPDWELISGKDSANWHNELKEAEVIAGWKKELKEMVLEGNSNLRWFQSWSAGVDSLPLAEMESQGIQITSANGVHANPISETIFALMLGLTRKIHTYVKNQQAKVWHHSGMKLEIHNKTIGMIGTGAIGKETARIAKAFGMKVIGVRHSGKPEEYIDEMYTSSQLNDVLPRCDYVVVTLPLTQETRQLFGAEQFTRMKDTAFFINIGRGEIVKETDLIAALQNGQIAGAGLDVFEKEPLSEDSPLWEQDNVIITPHTAGSTEYYTKRVIEDIFIPNLKEYINSGNPGINQVDYKKGY from the coding sequence ATGTCAAATAGAACCTGTATCGTCACACATGATCTGGAACCCTCACAGATTGATAAAATTAAAGAAATCATCCCCGATTGGGAGCTCATATCCGGAAAAGATTCAGCAAACTGGCACAATGAGCTGAAAGAAGCCGAAGTGATCGCCGGCTGGAAAAAGGAACTAAAAGAGATGGTCCTTGAGGGAAACAGCAATCTTCGCTGGTTCCAGTCCTGGAGTGCCGGGGTCGATTCTCTGCCCCTGGCAGAAATGGAATCACAGGGCATCCAGATTACCAGCGCAAATGGCGTACATGCTAACCCCATTTCAGAAACGATTTTCGCATTAATGCTTGGGCTCACCCGCAAAATCCATACATATGTAAAAAATCAGCAAGCTAAGGTATGGCACCATTCTGGAATGAAGCTTGAAATTCACAATAAAACCATCGGCATGATTGGCACCGGAGCCATCGGGAAGGAAACTGCCAGGATTGCCAAAGCATTCGGTATGAAGGTTATTGGGGTTCGACACTCCGGAAAACCTGAAGAGTATATAGATGAAATGTATACTTCCAGCCAGTTGAACGATGTGCTGCCTCGATGTGACTATGTTGTCGTCACACTTCCGCTTACACAGGAAACACGGCAGCTATTCGGAGCCGAACAGTTTACCCGCATGAAGGACACTGCTTTCTTCATCAATATCGGCCGGGGTGAAATTGTAAAAGAAACAGATTTGATTGCCGCACTGCAGAACGGACAGATTGCCGGTGCAGGGCTGGATGTATTTGAAAAAGAACCGCTTTCTGAAGACAGCCCGCTATGGGAACAGGATAATGTCATCATTACCCCGCATACTGCCGGATCGACGGAATACTATACCAAGCGTGTGATTGAAGATATATTCATTCCTAATTTAAAAGAGTACATAAACAGCGGTAATCCCGGCATTAATCAGGTAGATTATAAAAAGGGATATTAA
- a CDS encoding DUF421 domain-containing protein: protein MYLSITVKMAVGLVALLAVTRILGKKELSQVTPFDFVYAVVLGGIIEETIYDEKITTLQVIYSALLWGAFIYIIEILAKKKNIFRAILKGRESVLVKDGKLNVKEMEKNHLEMEQLRTMLRQKGIFSMNEVKYAYLETNGGLSVMKYQKQEPVTPELMKLEVKEKKPSTLLIDEGEVVEDGIKLLGKDGDWLRESIKTEGYHNIKDIFCAEWSEEEGFYIVSYKK from the coding sequence ATGTATTTATCAATAACAGTAAAAATGGCTGTTGGGCTAGTTGCCTTGTTAGCTGTTACCCGAATTCTTGGAAAGAAGGAGCTTTCACAGGTAACTCCGTTTGATTTTGTTTATGCGGTTGTTCTTGGAGGGATTATTGAGGAAACCATTTATGATGAAAAAATAACAACGCTGCAGGTGATCTATTCGGCTTTATTGTGGGGAGCATTTATTTACATTATTGAAATTCTGGCAAAAAAGAAAAATATATTCAGGGCGATTTTAAAGGGAAGGGAGTCGGTCCTTGTCAAGGATGGCAAGCTGAATGTGAAGGAGATGGAGAAAAACCATCTTGAAATGGAACAGCTGAGAACAATGCTGCGCCAAAAAGGAATATTCAGCATGAATGAAGTTAAATACGCTTACCTTGAGACCAATGGCGGCTTAAGTGTAATGAAATACCAAAAACAAGAGCCTGTCACTCCTGAATTGATGAAACTTGAGGTGAAGGAAAAGAAACCTTCAACTTTACTGATTGATGAAGGAGAAGTAGTGGAAGACGGCATTAAATTACTGGGGAAAGATGGGGATTGGCTGAGGGAGTCTATTAAAACGGAAGGCTACCATAATATCAAAGATATTTTCTGTGCAGAGTGGTCGGAAGAAGAAGGGTTTTATATCGTATCTTATAAAAAATGA
- a CDS encoding DMT family transporter — protein sequence MKNIKTYILLISIMALWGLNVSIIKILVSYFPPVSITSLRILTAGITVFLILSIMGKVRKPSRKEISYIVFGGLLSVVSHHLFLAIGLTGTSAVNGGLILGAGPLLTAILSSILLRNKPTGIQVLGFLLGGAGVTFIVLSGNKGISSLTPGDFFVFLSILSQALSFIVISKASKTLDPRLLTGYMLIFGGVILFVMASIMEPGGLKGITEAPAYVWAAFAASAVLATAIGHMVYNTAIRNIGPAEASIFLNLNTFFSLAGSAFILGEVITINHMLGLVLIVGGVISGSGALEELVFRKRRKENSQYM from the coding sequence GTGAAAAACATAAAAACATACATTCTCCTCATTTCCATCATGGCTTTATGGGGATTGAATGTGAGCATTATAAAAATTCTTGTCAGTTATTTTCCTCCGGTTTCGATTACTTCTTTGCGAATACTAACTGCGGGTATAACCGTATTTTTGATATTAAGCATAATGGGGAAAGTAAGAAAGCCGAGCCGGAAGGAAATCTCGTACATTGTATTTGGCGGCCTTTTAAGTGTTGTCAGCCACCATCTTTTTCTGGCTATAGGCTTAACGGGAACAAGTGCGGTGAATGGGGGGCTTATTCTAGGTGCAGGTCCGCTCTTAACAGCCATACTGTCTTCCATTCTGCTGCGCAATAAGCCTACAGGCATCCAGGTTCTGGGTTTTCTGCTTGGGGGTGCAGGCGTGACCTTTATTGTCCTTTCAGGAAATAAAGGGATATCGAGCTTAACTCCAGGAGATTTCTTTGTGTTCCTGTCCATTCTTTCACAGGCTCTTAGCTTCATTGTAATCAGCAAGGCTTCGAAAACGCTTGATCCGCGATTGCTGACAGGCTATATGCTGATTTTTGGAGGGGTGATCCTTTTTGTAATGGCCAGCATAATGGAACCCGGCGGACTTAAGGGTATAACCGAAGCCCCAGCCTATGTTTGGGCTGCATTTGCCGCATCTGCCGTATTGGCAACAGCTATCGGCCATATGGTTTATAACACAGCCATCCGTAATATTGGGCCTGCAGAAGCCAGTATATTTTTGAACCTGAATACCTTTTTCTCATTGGCAGGCTCAGCGTTCATTCTTGGTGAAGTAATTACTATAAACCATATGCTCGGGCTGGTTCTTATTGTGGGAGGTGTCATTTCAGGATCCGGAGCATTGGAGGAATTAGTATTCAGGAAGCGGAGAAAAGAAAATAGCCAGTATATGTAA
- a CDS encoding M28 family peptidase — protein MRKPILKVALASTLIFGAIGTQAVFAHPSDVKQTQPVNVFDKKVVNQINAENIYNNIDYLSQTPRVAGTESEYNAVQYIKSQFESYGYETEIQPFTFYGYTPPSSMEVTIDGYGGELQPRSFTYSVNGDVSGELAFAGLGTQEELERVDLTGKIALIQRGSISFAEKVLNAAEKGAAGVVIFNNAEGPLSGTLGAHNEEYVPALALSKAEGEAILALLESGETLSASLSIEGADAGEKVSHNVIATKKPTNNKKANDDIIVVGSHHDSVAGAPGANDDASGTAMTLELARVFKDIPTDTEIRFATFGAEELGLIGSYHYVDSLSDDEISRTIANFNLDMVGSKDAGDLVMMTLDGEENLVTELSQASSERLNGEPTPVYQGGRSDHVPFAEAGIAAALFIHSPTEPWYHSPEDTIDKISKEKLQDVAEVVGAAIYDKARFDNMGPKPKKQHKMKAAPEMVHELDVK, from the coding sequence ATGAGAAAACCAATTTTAAAAGTGGCATTAGCTTCGACTCTTATCTTTGGAGCTATTGGGACACAGGCAGTTTTTGCACATCCGTCAGACGTTAAACAGACTCAGCCTGTAAATGTATTCGACAAGAAGGTAGTCAATCAAATTAATGCAGAGAATATCTATAATAATATTGATTATCTTTCACAAACCCCGCGTGTAGCCGGTACGGAATCGGAGTATAACGCTGTTCAGTATATTAAAAGCCAATTCGAATCCTATGGCTATGAAACAGAGATTCAGCCATTCACTTTTTATGGATATACTCCTCCGAGCAGTATGGAAGTGACTATTGATGGCTATGGAGGAGAACTGCAGCCAAGATCCTTTACCTATTCAGTCAATGGGGATGTGAGCGGGGAGCTGGCATTTGCTGGGCTAGGCACACAGGAAGAACTGGAACGCGTTGATCTCACAGGCAAAATTGCTCTTATCCAGCGCGGTTCCATTTCTTTTGCCGAGAAAGTTTTAAATGCAGCAGAAAAAGGGGCTGCCGGAGTAGTTATTTTTAATAATGCAGAGGGTCCATTAAGCGGTACGCTTGGAGCTCATAATGAAGAATATGTTCCGGCGTTAGCCCTGTCAAAAGCAGAAGGTGAGGCAATTCTTGCATTGCTGGAGAGCGGTGAAACTTTATCAGCATCCCTATCCATTGAAGGTGCGGATGCAGGAGAAAAGGTTTCCCACAACGTGATTGCCACAAAGAAACCAACCAACAATAAGAAAGCAAACGATGACATTATTGTGGTTGGGTCACACCATGATTCTGTAGCAGGGGCTCCTGGAGCGAATGATGATGCTTCCGGAACAGCGATGACATTAGAGCTGGCACGCGTATTCAAGGATATTCCGACAGATACGGAGATCCGCTTTGCAACATTCGGTGCAGAAGAGCTGGGATTGATTGGATCTTATCATTATGTTGACAGTCTTTCTGACGACGAAATCAGCAGAACCATTGCAAACTTTAATCTTGATATGGTGGGAAGCAAGGATGCAGGCGATTTAGTAATGATGACTTTGGATGGAGAAGAAAATCTTGTAACAGAACTTTCTCAAGCATCCAGTGAAAGGCTGAACGGTGAGCCGACCCCAGTATACCAGGGAGGCAGAAGTGACCATGTGCCTTTTGCCGAAGCAGGCATTGCAGCCGCGTTATTCATTCACAGCCCAACTGAACCATGGTACCACTCTCCAGAAGACACAATTGATAAAATCAGCAAAGAAAAGCTTCAGGATGTAGCGGAGGTTGTAGGTGCTGCCATTTATGATAAGGCGCGTTTTGATAACATGGGCCCTAAACCGAAAAAGCAGCATAAAATGAAAGCAGCACCTGAAATGGTTCACGAGTTAGATGTAAAATAA
- a CDS encoding FAD-dependent oxidoreductase: protein MFDILIVGAGPAGASAALFAAKAGKKVVVVDNDKSMTKRAWVENHYGLMEITGPELIETGKKQAAKFGAEIAEGTVDNIEKAEGIFTITAGEKSYSAKHVILAAGVSTDLAEKAGLKTKAGTEPRIKTVLDVDADGKTNVDGIWAAGTVAGVSVHTIITAGDGAKVAINVISELNGERYVDHDIMK, encoded by the coding sequence ATGTTTGATATCTTAATTGTAGGTGCAGGCCCTGCTGGTGCAAGTGCTGCGCTATTTGCTGCAAAAGCGGGCAAGAAGGTAGTGGTTGTGGACAATGATAAAAGCATGACTAAACGTGCCTGGGTAGAAAATCATTATGGCCTTATGGAAATTACTGGACCGGAACTGATTGAAACAGGCAAAAAGCAAGCAGCTAAGTTTGGGGCAGAGATCGCAGAAGGAACTGTTGATAACATTGAAAAAGCTGAAGGAATTTTTACAATAACAGCAGGAGAAAAATCGTACTCAGCGAAGCATGTGATTTTAGCAGCTGGCGTATCTACTGATTTAGCAGAAAAAGCCGGTTTGAAGACTAAAGCAGGCACCGAGCCGCGCATTAAAACGGTTCTGGATGTAGATGCTGACGGCAAGACGAATGTCGATGGCATTTGGGCAGCCGGAACCGTTGCAGGAGTTAGCGTCCATACAATCATTACAGCTGGAGACGGTGCAAAAGTTGCAATTAACGTAATCAGTGAATTGAACGGCGAGCGCTATGTGGACCACGATATAATGAAATAA
- a CDS encoding excisionase family DNA-binding protein, translated as MYLTIKETAEYLSYPESYVESLIQQKKIRAIYDGEQYLIYKEQFSAHIKQVEKYRELVEEILNEPIPEDRDIKDED; from the coding sequence ATGTATCTTACCATTAAAGAAACCGCAGAATATTTATCTTACCCTGAGTCATATGTAGAAAGCTTGATTCAGCAAAAGAAAATACGCGCCATTTATGATGGAGAACAGTATTTAATATATAAGGAACAATTTAGTGCCCATATAAAGCAGGTGGAAAAATACAGGGAGCTGGTGGAAGAAATACTAAATGAGCCGATACCGGAGGATCGGGATATCAAAGATGAAGATTAA
- a CDS encoding PAS domain-containing sensor histidine kinase — translation MNKKWLLGLYVIISLIWVFGTNYLLHMLEPSSLVSFLFRAKEFLYIIVTGWLLYYFIGKRDELIASREDEKRLSTLINSMVDFVNFKDGHGRWIESNEFGLKLFNLENVDYKGKRDSELAEYTDFYADALRYCETSDEEAWKNGKITRLEEVIPLQDGTEKTFDTIKVPLFHADGSRQGLVIIGRDITERKHVEKLLAESQQQYKSLFEYNTEIVFMTDLHGTITKVNPQFKAVTGYSPDETLGKSINEIIPAPYKMKAIKGFKGILKDKQPKTCEFEFNHKNGSKLTIQCTALPLIVNGQIAGIIGYGKDVTKLRQAEERLRRTEKLSVVGELSASVAHEIRNPLTSLKGFVQLMQLEDEKHQFYYQIMQEELDRINHIVGELLLLAKPQDICFTKADVQKILFNVISLLKTEASMHNVQIEFLLKSDVYMIECEPNQLKQLFINIIKNAIEASSDGGKVTVTLQAEDRQLTILVKDNGCGMSEERLNRIGEPFYSSKEKGTGLGLTVSFKIVQSHNGSIYFNSKKGKGTEAVIKLPVRKNTSAPEAGLTV, via the coding sequence ATGAATAAAAAATGGTTATTGGGCTTATATGTGATCATCAGCCTTATTTGGGTATTCGGAACGAACTACCTTTTGCATATGCTGGAGCCCTCTTCTCTTGTCAGCTTCCTTTTTAGAGCAAAAGAGTTTCTGTACATTATCGTTACAGGCTGGCTGCTCTATTATTTTATTGGCAAAAGAGATGAGCTTATTGCCTCAAGGGAAGATGAAAAACGTCTTTCCACTTTAATTAACTCCATGGTGGATTTTGTCAATTTCAAAGACGGCCATGGCCGCTGGATCGAGTCCAATGAATTTGGACTCAAATTGTTCAATCTTGAAAATGTCGATTATAAAGGCAAAAGGGATTCTGAACTGGCCGAGTACACAGATTTTTATGCAGACGCACTGCGCTACTGTGAAACATCAGATGAGGAAGCCTGGAAAAACGGCAAAATTACCCGTCTGGAAGAAGTCATCCCATTGCAGGACGGAACAGAAAAAACGTTTGATACGATTAAGGTACCGCTCTTCCATGCAGATGGAAGCCGTCAGGGTCTCGTCATAATCGGCAGAGATATTACAGAAAGAAAGCATGTGGAAAAGCTTCTTGCCGAAAGCCAGCAGCAATATAAATCCTTGTTTGAATATAATACTGAAATTGTCTTTATGACAGACCTTCATGGCACCATCACGAAAGTAAATCCCCAATTCAAAGCGGTAACAGGATACAGTCCTGATGAGACATTGGGTAAGAGCATTAATGAAATCATACCAGCTCCTTATAAAATGAAGGCCATTAAAGGCTTTAAAGGCATCCTTAAGGATAAACAGCCCAAAACCTGCGAATTTGAGTTCAATCATAAAAATGGCAGCAAGCTCACTATCCAATGCACCGCACTTCCGCTCATTGTGAACGGTCAAATTGCCGGAATCATCGGCTATGGAAAAGATGTGACAAAGCTGCGGCAAGCTGAAGAAAGACTGCGCCGCACCGAAAAGCTTTCTGTGGTTGGAGAGCTGTCTGCCAGTGTGGCGCATGAAATCAGAAATCCGCTGACATCTTTAAAAGGCTTCGTGCAGCTCATGCAGCTGGAAGATGAAAAGCATCAATTCTATTATCAGATCATGCAGGAGGAGCTGGACCGGATCAACCATATTGTCGGCGAGCTGCTGCTCCTTGCCAAGCCTCAGGATATTTGTTTTACAAAAGCGGATGTTCAGAAAATCCTTTTTAATGTCATTTCGCTTTTAAAAACAGAAGCCAGCATGCACAATGTCCAGATCGAATTTCTATTAAAATCGGATGTGTATATGATTGAATGTGAACCAAATCAGCTAAAGCAGCTATTTATTAATATAATAAAAAATGCCATTGAAGCATCAAGTGATGGCGGTAAAGTAACGGTTACGCTGCAGGCGGAAGACCGGCAGCTGACTATCCTGGTTAAGGATAATGGCTGCGGCATGTCGGAAGAACGCCTTAACAGGATTGGTGAACCTTTCTATTCATCCAAGGAGAAAGGAACTGGCCTCGGACTTACAGTCAGTTTCAAAATTGTCCAATCCCATAATGGTTCCATTTATTTCAATAGTAAAAAAGGGAAAGGAACAGAAGCTGTCATCAAGCTGCCAGTAAGAAAAAATACATCTGCCCCTGAGGCTGGATTAACAGTTTAA
- a CDS encoding toxic anion resistance protein, giving the protein MTEDKPSLLKNTNLLDDLMADPFGEKQDAAPSPLQSEKRTRLIDVIPEENREKAYQLAKQIDPANHQAMISYGTPAQSKLLTFSHTMLEHVQKKDVGEVGTIINDLMKKFNDVNPDELKPEKSTFFARMFGKISGSVQEVLSKYQKTGAQIDRISVKLERSKNALLSDIVMLDKLYENNKEYFHALNVYIAAGELKLEELHEKTIPELKKKAEESNDQMKFQEVNDMMQFADRLDKRLYDLKLSREITIQSAPQIRLIQNTNQALVEKIQSSIMTAIPLWKNQVAIALTLLRQRHAVEAQKKVSKTTNDLLLKNAEMLKMNTIETARENERGLVDIETLKKTQENLISTLEETLRIQEEGRHKRRQAEHDLANMENDLRQKLLEIKGK; this is encoded by the coding sequence ATGACTGAAGATAAACCGTCCCTGTTAAAAAACACTAATTTATTGGATGATCTGATGGCAGATCCTTTTGGGGAAAAGCAGGATGCAGCTCCCTCGCCATTGCAATCGGAAAAGCGGACAAGGCTGATCGATGTGATTCCGGAAGAAAACCGGGAAAAAGCCTATCAGCTTGCAAAGCAAATCGATCCTGCCAATCACCAGGCGATGATCTCATACGGAACACCGGCTCAATCAAAGCTGCTGACGTTTTCTCATACAATGCTTGAGCATGTTCAGAAAAAAGATGTTGGTGAAGTGGGAACAATCATCAATGATCTGATGAAGAAATTCAATGATGTGAATCCGGATGAGCTGAAGCCGGAGAAATCAACCTTTTTTGCGCGTATGTTTGGAAAGATATCCGGCTCTGTTCAGGAGGTCTTATCCAAATACCAAAAAACAGGTGCTCAGATTGACCGCATCAGCGTCAAACTGGAAAGAAGCAAGAATGCACTTCTTTCCGACATTGTCATGTTAGATAAGCTATACGAAAATAATAAAGAGTATTTTCATGCTTTAAATGTATATATTGCAGCAGGTGAACTGAAGCTTGAAGAGCTTCATGAAAAGACGATTCCCGAGCTGAAGAAGAAGGCAGAAGAGTCGAATGACCAGATGAAGTTCCAGGAAGTGAACGATATGATGCAGTTTGCCGACCGCCTGGATAAGCGCCTTTATGACTTGAAGCTTAGCCGTGAAATAACGATTCAAAGCGCACCGCAGATCCGCCTTATACAGAATACCAATCAGGCATTGGTTGAGAAAATTCAGTCATCCATCATGACGGCTATCCCGCTTTGGAAAAACCAGGTGGCCATCGCCTTGACACTGCTTCGCCAGCGCCATGCTGTCGAAGCCCAGAAGAAGGTCTCGAAAACAACTAATGATCTTCTTTTGAAAAATGCCGAAATGCTGAAAATGAATACAATTGAAACAGCACGTGAGAATGAGCGGGGCCTTGTCGACATTGAAACGTTAAAGAAAACACAGGAGAACCTGATTTCCACTCTTGAAGAAACCCTTAGAATCCAGGAGGAGGGCCGCCATAAACGCCGGCAGGCAGAACACGACCTGGCCAATATGGAAAATGATTTGAGGCAGAAGCTGCTGGAGATTAAGGGGAAATAG
- a CDS encoding 5-bromo-4-chloroindolyl phosphate hydrolysis family protein: MNSFLAFAFRLLTAVPLSVSVWLASYFAFGQTFILSGIYGAGAGLLTYWAGGLIQRRRFLKKHGLTKREYQYIKRNLDEARRKITRLHKAMFSIRHFPTLKQRMEFMRVTRRIYRLTRSEPKRFYQAEKFYFSHLDSAVELAEKYVFLSSQPRKSRELDQSLQETRRTLDALTHHVEEDLHRVIAEDIDQLHLEIDVAKNSIEKIKDSRIHDESRRLK; this comes from the coding sequence ATGAATTCCTTTTTAGCATTTGCTTTTCGTTTGCTGACGGCTGTTCCTTTGTCTGTCAGCGTTTGGCTGGCTAGTTACTTTGCATTCGGGCAAACTTTCATTTTGTCAGGGATATATGGAGCCGGAGCCGGGCTTCTTACTTATTGGGCAGGGGGATTGATTCAGCGCCGCCGCTTTTTGAAAAAGCATGGATTGACGAAAAGGGAATACCAATACATTAAGCGAAATCTTGATGAGGCGCGCCGCAAGATAACCCGTTTGCATAAAGCGATGTTCTCGATTCGGCATTTCCCGACGCTGAAGCAGAGGATGGAGTTCATGAGGGTGACGAGAAGGATTTACAGACTGACCAGGAGTGAGCCGAAACGTTTTTACCAGGCCGAGAAGTTTTACTTTTCTCATCTGGATTCCGCAGTGGAGCTGGCGGAAAAGTATGTCTTTCTGTCTTCCCAGCCGAGAAAATCCCGTGAACTGGATCAGTCCCTCCAGGAGACCAGACGTACACTCGATGCACTTACCCATCATGTGGAGGAAGATCTTCACAGGGTTATAGCTGAAGATATTGATCAGCTTCATCTTGAAATTGATGTTGCCAAGAATTCGATTGAGAAGATAAAAGATTCAAGAATTCATGATGAAAGCAGGAGATTAAAATGA